The sequence GTCTATTTCTGAAGAACACGATATATTCACTATGCCTGGATGTGTGGTAgttattctcttctttgtacatacatttagatataattttttgtttagttgtaggaagTGGAATACATACAACAGCTTATAATTTTTACCTCCTTGGAATTCTTCTACATGTTGCACTAAACCTGTAACCCTTTTCTTGGTTGTATGCAGGAAAGACTTTGTGTTTGAGTCAGATCACAGAGCAATCATGCTGCGTTTGAGGCTATTGGAGATAATTCAGCATATTCTAGTATTACTCCTAGTCGATTTGAAGGCCTCTCTAAGCATTTAAGATTCATTCTTGCAAATGTTATCTCTTGTGCAACTAAGATGTTTTCCGTGAAAGTTCCTATGCATAAATAGACTAGAAAGTACTTAGTCGATCTAAAGGTCGAGGGTGGTAGGGGGCCGACTGAGTTCTTAACATAAAAGAAACGGGTGGAAAGGATGGAAAAACTGAAGGCACAAgtctatttattgatttttgagcTTGCTTTGCTTGATCTTTTGCTTCTTGGTTGTTGCACCTATATTTTCtgcttatttaattcattctttgCTGCATTTTGCAGATTTATAATTAATCtgttaaatatattatatttttgtaagTTATACTGAGGCTGacgtttttcttcttttttctaatCCACTGTTTGCTGTCTTGCTGCTCTataaataatacatgcatagtatcctatttttctttatCTCATATGCCTGCACAAATATGTGTTTATATTAGTGTTTCTTTGATATATAAACCCCCATTGATTGTCAAATCTTGGCATCTTAATATATGTTTCTTTCCCAAGTACTTActagacacatttcctttttactttgGCATTAGGTTTGCTGAACTTGCATCTAAAAAGAAATCATGGGCCTTGGAAGCTGGTTGAGCTCTCAATTGAGTCTTTAACAAATGTATATAGTATTTACCGTACATGCAATATCTACACTTTGAGAAGATTTTGCCTTTTATACATATGCAGTtttcaatttctcatttgttttgCCTACTGTTAACATGGGCATTTGTTTTGTATAGTTTCTTGCATTGCTGAAAAATGTTTGGCATAGATTCAAGAGAGGTTAAATGCTCCCACCGAGGCAAGTTACCCCGAAGGGCCAACTGGAACGTAATACAAAGCGCTTGGCAGATGTCGTCTCAGATGCTTCAAATTTTCGGTAATTCATTGTGATAAACTTTGTAAGCTTTGCTTCAgtacaactaattttaaaatcttaTATAGTGCTATAGATTTCATGGTAAGGTTTCTTTGCTTTTCATGATTGAAGGTCGACAAGACTCAAAGCATGATATCTGAGTTTCTTAGAAAATGTCTTTGCTTATGTGAACGCTAATGATGTGCTTGAAGAGATTTTGAGATCAAATTGCTGGTTTTAACTAATGGATGCTAATTTTATGAAAGTTACTTTCAAATGAAAAGGTGAGAGTTTGATTGAAAAGGTGAGAGTTTGAGAACCTGCAATAACTTAGACTTGATGATCACCTCCATGCTTATCTTATCTTAAATGTTTGTACTCTATTGTCTGGGGACAAtcttatttgtattttgcatGTTATTTGCAAGTATAGTGTGTGTCTGTGGATCTAGTGGCAAATTTCTGAACTTAAACCTAACCAACTAATTTTTTTGCTGGTATTTTGTGAAATGGAATATAGAGGGCTTCCCAAACTGTAGTTGCTATGTTCACAAGTCACTTAGCACATAGAATGAGTTTGTAAGTTACAAGCATATTTTTTTGTCATCTTGATCGTCTAATTGAAAAACTACCTCGAACTGTTCAATTGATTTCATTTCCTCATTTGGTTTTTGTCATTGCAAAGAGATACAAATGATTAGTAAGAAGAGTTTAAGCTATTTGTCGATGTATGATGGttagttatttgttttatttgacGTTTTATGTCTCAAGAGTCGAGAGTAAATGGAAATTGATATGCTATACACATCAATTCAATTCTTTTGATGTTATAATCTTTTCTCAAGGAAATCGTGCATTTTTTTTCTGACCCTACAAATTGTGTTCCTTCAGAGGGAAGCTTTAGCAGGAATCTTTCTACTCCCTCATGGAGAGTTTGTATCTGGCTGGTGATCGTCTAACGTTCTAGTTTGTGAAGAGGATGCACCATTAGAGTATGTATTATCTACATCATCTCAATAATTCTTATTTCACCAAATTAGTCAGTTACAACTATTGCATGGTGTCAATGTATATGGACACATAAATTTGAATTCACCCCTTGCAGTTTACCTCGTTCATCTTATGCTCATCAGAAAACGTCTTTTTTGATTAAAATGATTGCAAACCTTCATTGCTTTGTTCCTGATGTATACCAGGGGTAAATGATTTAGTAATTTTCGGTTTCAATCGGGGTATGCTGCTTGATAGTAATATTTAACAACTAATAACATTTGTTTCAATCTCAGATGAGAAAGATCTGTTTCTCAACATGCTCATTCGGTTCATAGAAAAGGACTATCAGAAACTGTCAGCATTTTGGTATGCGAGAAGGTACTAGGTTTCCCAGCAGGTGGGAAATCCGAACTTTTATTATAGTCGTCAAATCCTGGGTCTTGTGGATGTGCTTATTTGTCTTGCTTGCTTGATGGCGAGCAAGACTTCTGTTTGGGGTATTTTACGTGTGTGGGCAATTTAACTGGTTATTATACAATGGATGGAATGGAGGGTAGCGTACTACTGCTCTGGTTCAATTTTGACCACTTCACTATTTATTCCAGCGAGTTGAAGGGTATAAAGCTGCAATCAATATTTGCTTCAatattcaaacatttttttaataaactaactttagttcgatatttagtgtgtcatttcatacttaagccatcaatgaagaactacTACAAAATCATTCTGATGCTCTACACTTGTCGGTACCTGATAAAATTGGGGTTGGATCTTTGTCTAGTTCTGAGGAACACTATATCTTCACGATACCAGGATGACGCGTGGTTAGTTATTTTCTTCTTTGTACATACATTTAGATATAACTTTTTGCTTAGTTGTAGGATGTGAAATACACACAACGGTTTGTTATTTTTATCTCCTTGGAATTCTTCTACATGTTGCACTAAAACCTGTAACCCTTTTCTTGGTTGTATGGCAGGAAAGACTTTATGTTTGAGGCAGACTACAGAGCAATCATGCTGCGTTTGAGGCTACTGAGATAATTCAGCATATTCTAGTGTTACTCGTAGTCTATTTGAAGGCCTCTCTAAGCATTTAGATTCATTCTTGCAAATGTTATCTCTTGTGCTGCTAAGTTGTTTTCTGTGATTGTTCCTAGTGCATAAATAGACTAGATAGTACTTAGTCAATCTGAAGGTCGAGGGTAGTAGGGGCCGACTGAGTTCTTAACTTAAAAGaagcgggggggggggggggggggagggtgGAAAAACAATCACGGGGCTTGGAAGATGGTTGAGCATTCAATCAGTGTCAAGTAAGATAATTTCTACGAGGGTAGTGTTTCCACTACTGTGGCAGGGTAACCGATCTTTCTCATATTTTAATACGAGGttagtaaataatttaattacaatttaTGGAATCTAGGCTACTCTGTTTTCTGTATATTTGATGGCATGATTTTTCCGTTGAATTGATCTGTTTGGTTAAGTTCCTCAACACTTTTTATTGACTTAACATCTCTTATATGCCAGTTAGGTAGTTTTATACATAGTCTACTATGTTTGAGTTTGTTATCTTTACATGTCCGTTTGATGATTATAACTGCTGCAACAAATTCTGGTTTTAATACGAGGttagtaaataatttaattacaatttaTGGATCTAGGCTACTCTGTTTTCTGTATATTTGATGGCATGATTTTTTCCGTTGAATTGATCTGTTTGGTTAAGTTCCTCAACACTTTTTATTGACTAACATCTCTTATATGCCAGTTAGGTAGTTTTATACATAGTCTACTATGTTTGAGTTTGTTATCTTTACATGTCCGTTTGATGATTATAACTGCTTGCAACAAATTCTGGTTTACTGAGTGAACATGATCCCATATAAATAGTGTTATAAAATACTGATCAAACTAACTATGTTAGTTGTTAATGTTACCCCGTTCTAAAATTTTTAGCTTGCCTATAATGTTTATCCTTTGTGAATGCTTCTACTTCAGATCAGTCATTAAGCATCAACGTGTGACTCACCTTACCTTACGCTGGGTATTGCTTTACGAGCTGATTTAGATGCTTTGAGGAAGCTTGCATATTGGGAAGCTTGTCCCTTCCTCGGTTATCAgttaatgttattattgtgaGTTTTAGCTTCCTCGGTTATCAGTTGATGTTATTATTGTGAGTTTTAGTCTTACTTTGGATTTATGACATTATGATGTTTTCATTTGGGAGTAAGGCATTGGAGCAGTTTGTGGACCGTCTTATTGAGTATTACTGCTCCAGTTTAGTTTTGACCACCTCAATatattcaaacatttttttattaaacctAACTTTAGTTCGATATTAAGTGTGTCATTCATACTAATTACTAAAGCTGAAGAACTACTGCAAAATCTTTCTGATGCTTTACACTTGTCGATACCCAATAAAATTGGAGTTGGTCTTGCTTTGTCTCATTCTGAAGAACACGATATCTTCACGATACCAGGATGTGTGGTTAgttattctcttctttgtacatacatttagatataatttttgtttaacATATTCTGTTGTGTGCCAATTCTGTTGCGTTTGAGGCTTCTGATGTAATTTAACATATTCTCGTGTCACTCTTAGTCGATTTGAAGGCCTCTCTAAGCATTTGGATTCATTCTATTTGAAGGCCTCTCTAAGCATTTAGATTCATTCTTTCCAATGTTATCTCTTGTGCAACTAAGGTGTTTTCTATTATAGTTCCTAGTGCATAAATAGAGTAGAATATACTTAGTCGATCTGAAGGTCGGGGGTGGTAGGTGGCAACTGAGTTTTTAACTTATAAGAAACGGGGGAAGGTGTGGAAAATAGAAGGCACAAGTCTATTTATTGGTTTTTGAGCTTGCTTTGCTTGGTCTTCTGCTTCCTGGTTGTTGCGCCTatatttttctacttattttattcattctttGCTGTCTTTGCAgctatataattaaattgttacatatattaaatttttgtttgttataaCTGTGCTTGACgtttttcatctttttctaaTCCAATTTTGCTACCTTGCAgcacaattaattaatattctcATATGCCGTGTACAAATATGTGCAATATTAGTGTTTCTTAGATTTACAGGCTCTTTCCCAACTAAAGTTACTTACTAGACACATTCCTTTTTACTTTGGCATTAAGTTTGCTGTACTTGCatctaaaaaagaaatcatGGGCCTTGGAAGCTGGTGGAGCAATCAATGAGTGTCAGCAATCAATAAGGTTAGTGTTGCCACTACTGTGGCAGGGGTGACTGATCTTTCtcatgattttaatattttgcaaTGCCGGAATGGAAACTGCAGCTTGTTGCTACTATGTAGTAAATACTTAAATTACAATGGATGGAATCTAGACTACTTCGATTTCTATATATTTGGTCATGTTCCGCAACAATTTAATTTGACTTAACATCTCTTATATGCCAGTTAAGTAGTTTTATACATAGTCTACTATATTTGAGTTGTTATCTTTACATGTCCGTTCGGTGATTATGAATGATACAACAAATTTTGGTTTACAAATTAGTAGCATTGTAAAATACTATTCAACCTAACTATGTTAGTTGAATGTTACCCTGTTATAAAAAATTTTGGTTTGCCTATAATGCTTATCCTTTGTGAATGCTTATGCTTCAGGATCAGTCATTAAGCATCAATGTGTGACTCACCTTACGTGGGGTATTGCTTTACGAGCTGTTTTAGATGCTTTGAGGAAGCCTGCAGATTCAGAAGTTTGTTCCTTCCTAGTTTATCAgttaatgttattattgtgaATTTCAGTCTTACCTTGAATTTATGACATTCTGATGTTTTCCTTTGGGAGTATGGCATTCGAGCAGTTTGTGGACCATCTCATTGAGTGGCCACAGTATGCCATCATATCCTGCACTTAGTAGCATTTATAGATGGGGCACTCAACAGTATTTCCACGGCTTATACTGAACCTGATGTTGGCCATACTGCCAATACTGGTTGTGGATAATACTTCTACTCCAAGTGATTTGTGTGAACTCATGATCACTGCAATTTTGTCCTTCTGGTTTCAGATTGCAGGCCCACCATTTTCTCTGATCGGACCCAGCAGCAATTATCTGGATTAGCAATTCCCTCTTCGATCCCACTGCAACATAGACCACCAAGTTCTCTCAGTTCACTCCTAATTACATGAAGCCATCACAACACACCTACCCTTCCTAAGGTAGGTAATAGTGTCTTTGTCTACTTTGATGTAGTTGCCTTgatactttttctatttttacctTGTTTTGACCGTATTTTTGAGAACTAATCTACTCAAAACCTATAATGCAGTCACTCAGTGGTGCTTTGCTGTCAATACAATCTGCCTCGTCGGATTTCCGTGGGCTTCTAGATCAACCTCAGCAAGCAAGTAAATAATCAGGTTTAACTGTGCTACTCTCTCTCACTGTGCGCTTTATGGATTACATTAACATGGGGACTGGTTTTACAACCATGAGAAGAGAAACTCCCATAGAGGTGATTGGATGTAGCTATCTTATCATTTTTAATTCTCTGTTTACACTTTGTCTTGATCCTTTTGGTTTTCCCATGCTTTTACTTCGAGGATTTTCTTCCTTGTtatgagttagcaattaaaaGTTCTATTAATAGCACATTTAACTTTATCCCACTGGTTAACTAAAATCTCACACTTCTAAATTCTTTCTTAACTCCCGACTACTTTCTCGTTTTCCTTTTCCCCTTTAgtttctttattatttgttttcttcCCTGTGCAATGGAGGCGTTCTGATTCTGGTTCAGGCCATCATGAACTTAAAGTTATCGTGCTCAGACAATATTTCCTCATACATGGCTGTTATCTCCTGCCTAAAATCTAAAGCTTTATCTATTGTGAGTGCACTTTCCAATTAAGATAAGTTGATATATGTCTTTAAATCTTACAACTGTTGGTAAAGTTAGCACACCTCAAAATTTTTATTGTCCTTGTACTTGTGCTTGGTGTGGTTTTATGAACAGACCCCCCTTAATTCTTTAAAGTGTGATTTTTTCTGTTGCAGCTTATGCAACTCTGTGAAGCTGAAAGTGTATCATACCCGGATGACGTGGCCAGCAACACAGCAACTCAGGATATGGCAAAGTCAGCTGGACTCGAGGTATTGGTTTCTAAAATCAAAGCATCATGTTGTTTTTGTCATAACTCTAGAGAGATACATGTTCAttgcatttataataaaaaaagatttCCTAGACCCTTTAAATCTATTGCTACAATTACATTGAAAAACCAACAAGTTTTATACTCTTAAAATAAActgaattattttccaaatttttcttgtgatttttaattacttattaGTAATGCCTAGTCGTAATTGGGTCTATAACTCTGTACAATAAGCATTGCAATATCAGCACTTTGAGAAGATTTTGCC comes from Salvia splendens isolate huo1 unplaced genomic scaffold, SspV2 ctg1001, whole genome shotgun sequence and encodes:
- the LOC121788256 gene encoding uncharacterized protein LOC121788256, producing the protein MDYINMGTGFTTMRRETPIEAIMNLKLSCSDNISSYMAVISCLKSKALSILMQLCEAESVSYPDDVASNTATQDMAKSAGLEVLALLKKAWYRFKTIKCSLRGKLPNGQWSLRQSSWQMPSQMLQIISHSS